Proteins encoded by one window of Gemmatimonadota bacterium:
- the cyoE gene encoding protoheme IX farnesyltransferase translates to MNAELVQAKTFVNDLFVLIKFRIGLMVVFSTSVGYVLGMGYVPDPIHIFHVLFATFLTTSGTGILNQFMERERDARMGRTADRPLPAGRIAPELACWFGLILSGMGIVYLGVLVNYLTALVGLLTVVVYLLLYTPLKPKTPHNTAIGAIAGALPPVGGWTAATGVLSGEALALFGILFLWQFPHFLSIAWLYREDYARGGFRMLPIEDPQGHRTAHQVVLYTLVLLSCSLMPALLGMAGVAYFGVAVLLGLGLLYASLTFAQSRTDVLARRLMRATLIYLPVLWTVMMLDKIT, encoded by the coding sequence ATGAACGCCGAACTGGTACAGGCAAAAACATTTGTAAATGACTTATTTGTTTTAATTAAATTTCGGATTGGACTGATGGTCGTGTTTAGCACTTCTGTGGGATATGTCCTCGGCATGGGATATGTTCCCGATCCGATTCATATCTTCCATGTGCTATTCGCCACTTTTTTAACTACATCTGGCACGGGTATTTTAAACCAGTTTATGGAGCGCGAGCGCGATGCGAGAATGGGACGCACAGCCGACCGACCACTCCCTGCGGGACGCATTGCGCCAGAACTGGCCTGTTGGTTTGGGTTAATTTTAAGTGGTATGGGCATTGTCTATCTGGGGGTGCTGGTCAACTACTTGACCGCACTAGTGGGCTTATTAACCGTGGTGGTATATTTGCTCCTCTATACGCCCTTAAAGCCCAAAACACCGCACAATACAGCGATTGGAGCCATTGCAGGCGCATTGCCGCCAGTGGGTGGATGGACCGCAGCAACAGGTGTTTTGAGTGGCGAAGCACTGGCCCTGTTTGGCATTTTGTTTTTGTGGCAATTCCCCCATTTTTTGTCCATAGCCTGGCTTTATCGAGAAGATTATGCACGCGGTGGATTTCGCATGCTACCCATAGAAGACCCGCAAGGCCATAGAACTGCCCATCAGGTGGTACTTTATACCCTGGTCTTGTTGTCGTGCAGCCTGATGCCAGCGTTATTGGGTATGGCTGGTGTCGCGTATTTCGGCGTTGCTGTGTTGCTCGGCCTGGGCCTGTTGTACGCCAGTTTGACCTTTGCGCAATCGCGCACAGATGTATTGGCACGCCGCCTGATGCGAGCAACCCTCATATATCTGCCCGTATTGTGGACAGTGATGATGTTGGACAAAATTACGTGA